A stretch of the Bubalus kerabau isolate K-KA32 ecotype Philippines breed swamp buffalo chromosome 11, PCC_UOA_SB_1v2, whole genome shotgun sequence genome encodes the following:
- the ZNF512 gene encoding zinc finger protein 512 isoform X2, whose product MSSRLGAVPATPGPTPFKQQRSTRIVGAKNSRTQCSIKDNSFQYTIPHDDSLSGSSSASSCEPVSDFPASFRKSTYWMKMRRIKSAAASHVEGSGGVSTKGKRKPRQEEDEDYREFPQKKHKLYGSLEEQWYLEIVDKGSVSCPTCQAVGRKTIEGLKKHMENCKQEMFTCHHCGKQLRSLAGMKYHVMANHNSLPILKAGDEIDEPSERERLRTVLKRLGKLRCMRESCSSSFTSIMGYLYHVRKCGKGAAELEKMTLKCHHCGKPYRSKAGLAYHLRSEHGPISFFPESGQPECLKDMSLESKSGGRVQRRSAKIAVYHLQELASAELAKEWPKRKVLQDLVPDDRKLKYTRPGLPTFSQEVLHKWKSDIKKYHRIQCPNQGCEAVYSSVSGLKAHLGSCTLGTFVAGKYKCLLCQKEFVSESGVKYHINSVHAEDWFVVNPTTTKSFEKLMKIKQRQQEEEKRRQQHRSRRSLRRRQQPGIELPETEPSLRVGKDQRRNHEELLVATSRKEPEQEPVPTQFQKVRSPKTNHKRGKK is encoded by the exons TAGCAGGACCCAATGCTCCATAAAGGATAATAGTTTCCAGTACACTATCCCTCACGATGACTCCTTAAGCGGCTCATCATCTGCTTCTTCATGTGAACCAGTGAGTGATTTTCCAGCATCTTTCCGAAAATCTACCTACTGGATGAAGATGAGAAGGATCAAGTCAGCTGCTGCTTCCCATGTAGAAG GGTCAGGTGGAGTGTcaaccaaaggaaaaaggaaacccAGGCAGGAAGAAGATGAAGACTATCGAGAATTTCCTCAGAAGAAGCATAAGCTTTATG GCAGTTTAGAGGAGCAGTGGTACTTAGAAATTGTGGATAAAGGCAGTGTCTCCTGTCCTACCTGCCAGGCAGTGGGGAGAAAGACCATAGAGGGCTTAAAGAAACACATGGAAAACTGCAAACAG GAAATGTTTACTTGTCATCATTGTGGGAAACAGCTTCGTTCACTAGCAGGGATGAAatatcacgtcatggcaaatcaTAATAGCTTG CCCATTTTAAAGGCTGGAGATGAAATAGATGAGCCAAGTGAGAGGGAACGTCTCCGAACAGTTCTCAAGAGACTGGGAAAGCTGAGATGCATGCGTGAG AGTTGCTCTAGTAGCTTCACCAGCATCATGGGATATCTGTACCATGTGAGAAAATGTGGCAAAGGGGCTGCTGAGCTGGAGAAAATGACCCTGAAATGTCACCATTGTGGAAAACCGTATAGATCAAAGGCTGGACTTGCGTATCACCTGAGGTCAGAGCATGGTCCT ATATCCTTCTTTCCAGAGTCAGGACAGCCAGAGTGCTTGAAGGACATGAGCTTGGAGTCAAAGAGTGGAGGCCGAGTTCAAAGGCGTTCTGCCAAGATAGCTGTATACCACCTGCAGGAACTGGCCTCTGCTGAACTGGCCAAGGAATGGCCTAAGAGAAAGGTGCTTCAGGATCTGGTACCTGATGATCGGAAG TTAAAATATACTCGTCCTGGGCTACCGACCTTCAGCCAAGAAGTACTACACAAATGGAAGTCAGATATCAAGAAGTATCATCGCATTCAGTGTCCTAACCAG GGTTGTGAGGCTGTCTACAGTAGTGTATCTGGTCTTAAAGCTCACCTGGGCTCTTGTACATTG GGAACGTTTGTGGCTGGAAAATACAAGTGTCTTCTCTGTCAGAAAGAATTTGTGTCAGAGAGTGGTGTCAAGTATCACATCAACTCTGTCCACGCTGAG GATTGGTTTGTTGTCAATCCGACAACAACCAAGAGCTTTGAGAAGCTGATGAAGATAAAACAGCGACAGCAAGAAGAAGAGAAGCGGAGGCAGCAGCACAGGAGCCGACGGTCTCTAAGGCGGCGGCAGCAGCCTGGCATTGAGCTTCCTGAGACAGAGCCAAGTCTTAGAGTAGGGAAGGATCAGAGGAGGAATCATGAGGAACTGCTAGTGGCGACATCCCGTAAAGAACCAGAGCAGGAGCCAGTGCCAACACAGTTTCAGAAAGTCAGGTCCCCAAAGACGAATCATAAACGAGGAAAGAAATAG
- the ZNF512 gene encoding zinc finger protein 512 isoform X1 — protein sequence MSSRLGAVPATPGPTPFKQQRSTRIVGAKNSRTQCSIKDNSFQYTIPHDDSLSGSSSASSCEPVSDFPASFRKSTYWMKMRRIKSAAASHVEGSGGVSTKGKRKPRQEEDEDYREFPQKKHKLYGRKQRPKAQPNPKAQTRRIRKEPPAYAAGSLEEQWYLEIVDKGSVSCPTCQAVGRKTIEGLKKHMENCKQEMFTCHHCGKQLRSLAGMKYHVMANHNSLPILKAGDEIDEPSERERLRTVLKRLGKLRCMRESCSSSFTSIMGYLYHVRKCGKGAAELEKMTLKCHHCGKPYRSKAGLAYHLRSEHGPISFFPESGQPECLKDMSLESKSGGRVQRRSAKIAVYHLQELASAELAKEWPKRKVLQDLVPDDRKLKYTRPGLPTFSQEVLHKWKSDIKKYHRIQCPNQGCEAVYSSVSGLKAHLGSCTLGTFVAGKYKCLLCQKEFVSESGVKYHINSVHAEDWFVVNPTTTKSFEKLMKIKQRQQEEEKRRQQHRSRRSLRRRQQPGIELPETEPSLRVGKDQRRNHEELLVATSRKEPEQEPVPTQFQKVRSPKTNHKRGKK from the exons TAGCAGGACCCAATGCTCCATAAAGGATAATAGTTTCCAGTACACTATCCCTCACGATGACTCCTTAAGCGGCTCATCATCTGCTTCTTCATGTGAACCAGTGAGTGATTTTCCAGCATCTTTCCGAAAATCTACCTACTGGATGAAGATGAGAAGGATCAAGTCAGCTGCTGCTTCCCATGTAGAAG GGTCAGGTGGAGTGTcaaccaaaggaaaaaggaaacccAGGCAGGAAGAAGATGAAGACTATCGAGAATTTCCTCAGAAGAAGCATAAGCTTTATG GGAGGAAGCAGCGGCCTAAAGCTCAGCCTAATCCCAAAGCCCAGACTCGCCGTATTCGGAAGGAACCACCAGCTTATGCAGCAG GCAGTTTAGAGGAGCAGTGGTACTTAGAAATTGTGGATAAAGGCAGTGTCTCCTGTCCTACCTGCCAGGCAGTGGGGAGAAAGACCATAGAGGGCTTAAAGAAACACATGGAAAACTGCAAACAG GAAATGTTTACTTGTCATCATTGTGGGAAACAGCTTCGTTCACTAGCAGGGATGAAatatcacgtcatggcaaatcaTAATAGCTTG CCCATTTTAAAGGCTGGAGATGAAATAGATGAGCCAAGTGAGAGGGAACGTCTCCGAACAGTTCTCAAGAGACTGGGAAAGCTGAGATGCATGCGTGAG AGTTGCTCTAGTAGCTTCACCAGCATCATGGGATATCTGTACCATGTGAGAAAATGTGGCAAAGGGGCTGCTGAGCTGGAGAAAATGACCCTGAAATGTCACCATTGTGGAAAACCGTATAGATCAAAGGCTGGACTTGCGTATCACCTGAGGTCAGAGCATGGTCCT ATATCCTTCTTTCCAGAGTCAGGACAGCCAGAGTGCTTGAAGGACATGAGCTTGGAGTCAAAGAGTGGAGGCCGAGTTCAAAGGCGTTCTGCCAAGATAGCTGTATACCACCTGCAGGAACTGGCCTCTGCTGAACTGGCCAAGGAATGGCCTAAGAGAAAGGTGCTTCAGGATCTGGTACCTGATGATCGGAAG TTAAAATATACTCGTCCTGGGCTACCGACCTTCAGCCAAGAAGTACTACACAAATGGAAGTCAGATATCAAGAAGTATCATCGCATTCAGTGTCCTAACCAG GGTTGTGAGGCTGTCTACAGTAGTGTATCTGGTCTTAAAGCTCACCTGGGCTCTTGTACATTG GGAACGTTTGTGGCTGGAAAATACAAGTGTCTTCTCTGTCAGAAAGAATTTGTGTCAGAGAGTGGTGTCAAGTATCACATCAACTCTGTCCACGCTGAG GATTGGTTTGTTGTCAATCCGACAACAACCAAGAGCTTTGAGAAGCTGATGAAGATAAAACAGCGACAGCAAGAAGAAGAGAAGCGGAGGCAGCAGCACAGGAGCCGACGGTCTCTAAGGCGGCGGCAGCAGCCTGGCATTGAGCTTCCTGAGACAGAGCCAAGTCTTAGAGTAGGGAAGGATCAGAGGAGGAATCATGAGGAACTGCTAGTGGCGACATCCCGTAAAGAACCAGAGCAGGAGCCAGTGCCAACACAGTTTCAGAAAGTCAGGTCCCCAAAGACGAATCATAAACGAGGAAAGAAATAG